A window of Leclercia adecarboxylata contains these coding sequences:
- the dtnK gene encoding D-threonate kinase: MRVNNLNRDVVVIADDFTGANDAGVSLALSGKKVSVAFKTPFTDTTDALVINSDSRAMKASEAAEKLAQYATDVHAARWLIKKIDSTLRGNPGAEVEALLRLSGKRQAIIAPTFPAAGRTTENGLCLVKGVPVTETEFASDPKTPVRHAHIAAVLAEQTALASVVVKPEQLAAALASEARLVIVDARSDEELDEIIAAAFSCSTRPLLVGSAGLCDALARRLATPRQLLAVIGSMSEIAQQQIRYVRGEDNVSTVLIDINDVFNGAMAGYQQQIAAALAKGQHCLVHTCADTGARHQIDRLCEQRGLSRAALGETISAFLGELTRNVLETSRPAALYVSGGDVAMAVASALNAQGFAITGQVAQCVPFGRFLGCRWQGPVMTKAGGFGTETTLLEVLHFIEEKMSD; the protein is encoded by the coding sequence ATGAGAGTGAACAACCTGAACAGAGACGTCGTAGTCATTGCCGACGACTTTACCGGTGCCAACGATGCCGGTGTGAGCCTGGCGCTAAGCGGCAAGAAAGTCAGCGTGGCCTTTAAGACGCCTTTCACCGACACCACCGATGCGCTGGTTATTAATAGCGACAGCCGGGCGATGAAGGCATCAGAGGCGGCTGAAAAACTGGCCCAGTATGCCACCGACGTTCACGCCGCACGCTGGCTGATTAAGAAAATTGACTCGACGCTTCGCGGCAACCCGGGAGCCGAAGTTGAGGCGCTGCTCAGGCTCAGCGGTAAACGTCAGGCGATTATCGCCCCGACGTTCCCGGCTGCCGGGCGCACGACAGAAAACGGCCTCTGCCTCGTAAAGGGCGTGCCGGTGACCGAAACCGAATTTGCCAGCGACCCGAAAACCCCGGTGCGCCATGCGCACATCGCGGCGGTGCTGGCGGAACAAACCGCGCTTGCCAGCGTGGTGGTCAAGCCTGAGCAGCTCGCGGCGGCCTTAGCGAGTGAGGCCCGTTTAGTGATTGTGGATGCCCGCAGTGATGAGGAGCTGGATGAGATTATCGCCGCGGCTTTTAGCTGCAGTACGCGTCCGCTGCTGGTGGGCTCGGCCGGGCTGTGTGATGCCCTGGCGCGCCGACTTGCCACCCCGCGCCAGCTGCTGGCAGTCATTGGTTCGATGAGTGAAATTGCTCAGCAGCAGATCCGGTATGTGCGCGGTGAGGACAATGTCAGCACGGTGTTAATAGATATCAATGATGTGTTTAACGGGGCGATGGCGGGATACCAGCAGCAGATTGCTGCCGCGCTGGCGAAAGGCCAGCACTGCCTGGTGCATACCTGCGCCGACACCGGGGCCCGCCATCAGATAGACAGGCTGTGCGAACAGCGCGGGTTAAGCCGCGCCGCGCTAGGGGAGACCATCAGCGCGTTTCTCGGGGAGCTTACGCGCAACGTGCTGGAAACCAGCCGCCCGGCGGCGCTGTATGTCTCCGGCGGCGACGTGGCGATGGCGGTGGCCAGCGCGCTTAACGCGCAAGGTTTTGCCATAACCGGACAGGTGGCCCAGTGCGTGCCGTTCGGTCGATTTTTGGGTTGTCGCTGGCAGGGGCCAGTCATGACCAAAGCGGGCGGTTTTGGTACTGAAACCACGCTGCTTGAGGTTCTGCATTTTATCGAGGAGAAGATGAGTGACTAA
- a CDS encoding DeoR/GlpR family DNA-binding transcription regulator, translating to MKGYSRLEQIMDYLKGHNLVTVDQLVAATDASPATIRRDLIKLDQEGVISRTHGGVTLNRFIPSQPTTSEKLHRSLAEKHDIACAAARFVKAGDAVVLDAGTTMIELARQLTHLPLRVITSDLHIALFLSEFKQIEVTIIGGRIDDTSQSCIGEHGRRMLQNIWPDIAFVSCNGWDLERGITSPTEEKAALKRDLIANARRRVLLADSSKYGAWSLFNVAHLNSLTDIVTDKRLDEGVQQTLSQLDATLTLAP from the coding sequence ATGAAGGGATATAGCCGGTTAGAACAGATAATGGACTACCTGAAAGGGCACAATCTGGTGACGGTCGATCAGCTGGTGGCGGCAACGGATGCCTCTCCCGCGACCATTCGCCGCGACCTGATTAAGCTCGATCAGGAGGGCGTCATCAGCCGTACCCACGGCGGCGTCACCCTGAACCGGTTCATCCCTTCTCAGCCCACCACCAGTGAAAAGCTGCACCGCAGCCTGGCGGAAAAACATGACATCGCCTGCGCGGCGGCCCGTTTTGTTAAAGCCGGTGACGCGGTGGTGCTCGATGCGGGCACCACGATGATTGAACTCGCGCGTCAGCTGACCCATCTGCCACTGCGCGTGATCACCAGCGATCTGCATATCGCCCTGTTTTTATCGGAGTTTAAGCAGATCGAGGTGACGATCATCGGCGGGCGCATCGACGATACCAGCCAGTCCTGTATCGGCGAGCATGGCCGCCGGATGCTGCAAAATATCTGGCCGGATATCGCCTTTGTCAGCTGTAACGGCTGGGATCTGGAGCGCGGCATCACCTCCCCGACGGAAGAGAAAGCGGCCCTGAAGCGCGATCTCATCGCCAACGCCCGGCGCCGCGTCCTGCTGGCCGACAGCTCAAAGTATGGCGCCTGGTCGCTGTTTAACGTGGCGCACCTCAACTCCCTGACGGATATCGTCACCGATAAACGTCTGGATGAGGGCGTGCAGCAGACCTTAAGCCAGCTGGATGCCACCCTGACCTTAGCGCCTTAA
- a CDS encoding D-threonate 4-phosphate dehydrogenase, whose protein sequence is MTNIIAVTMGDPAGIGPEIIIKSLTEGELSGAPVVVVGCARTLQRVLEKGITAPAELRVITRVSDAQFGPAIINVLDEPLADPEALQPGVVQAQAGDLAYRCVRRATELAMAGEVKAIATAPLNKEALHLAGHHYPGHTELLAHLTDSKDYAMVLYTDRLKVIHITTHIALRKFLDTLNQDRVKTVIGIADTFLRRVGYDNPRIAVAGVNPHAGENGLFGDEEIRIVGPAVDAMKAKGLNVFGPCPPDTVFMQCHEGMYDMVVAMYHDQGHIPLKLLGFYDGVNITAGLPFIRTSADHGTAFDIAWTGKAKSESMTVSIQLAMQITRE, encoded by the coding sequence GTGACTAATATCATTGCTGTAACGATGGGTGACCCGGCGGGCATCGGCCCGGAAATTATTATTAAATCTCTGACCGAGGGCGAGCTCTCCGGCGCGCCGGTTGTGGTGGTGGGCTGTGCCAGAACCCTGCAACGGGTGCTGGAGAAGGGCATTACCGCGCCGGCGGAGTTACGCGTGATTACCCGCGTCAGCGATGCGCAGTTCGGCCCGGCAATCATCAACGTGCTGGATGAACCGCTGGCCGATCCTGAGGCGTTACAGCCTGGCGTGGTGCAGGCCCAGGCGGGCGATCTGGCCTACCGCTGCGTGCGTCGCGCGACAGAGCTGGCGATGGCGGGCGAGGTGAAAGCCATTGCTACCGCGCCGCTCAACAAAGAGGCGCTGCACCTGGCGGGCCATCACTACCCGGGCCATACCGAGTTGCTGGCGCACCTGACCGACAGCAAAGATTACGCGATGGTGCTCTATACCGATCGGCTGAAGGTGATTCACATCACCACCCATATCGCGTTGCGCAAATTCCTTGATACCCTTAACCAGGATCGGGTAAAAACCGTGATTGGCATTGCAGATACCTTCCTGAGGCGCGTGGGCTATGACAATCCGCGCATCGCCGTGGCCGGGGTTAACCCGCACGCTGGCGAGAACGGCCTGTTTGGTGACGAAGAGATCAGGATAGTCGGCCCGGCCGTTGACGCAATGAAGGCGAAGGGGCTGAACGTCTTTGGGCCATGCCCTCCGGATACGGTGTTTATGCAGTGTCACGAAGGCATGTACGACATGGTGGTGGCGATGTATCACGATCAGGGGCATATTCCGTTAAAACTACTCGGTTTTTACGACGGGGTGAACATCACCGCCGGGCTGCCGTTTATCCGGACTTCCGCCGACCATGGCACCGCGTTCGACATTGCGTGGACAGGTAAAGCGAAGTCTGAGAGCATGACGGTTTCTATCCAGTTAGCGATGCAAATCACACGGGAATAA
- a CDS encoding L-lactate dehydrogenase, producing the protein MNTKARKVMIIGAGNVGTSAAYALLNQNICEELLLVDINHARSEGHAWDLADAAAYMPGMMSISTREVSDCADVDIAVITVSGGALKPGQTRLDELTATASIVKNIVPQMMAGGFNGIFLIATNPCDIITWQVWQLSGLPRNQVIGTGVWLDTTRLRRTLAQALDIGAQSIDAFILGEHGDTQFPVWSHSSVYGSPIAEVYQRHTGQTLDFDELAERVRKQGFEIYARKGCTEYGIAATIAEICRNIFTGSHRALAISCVLDGEYGVEGVAIGVPAVLAQSGVQQIIELKLAEEEQQKFRHSAEVIKANIARLP; encoded by the coding sequence ATGAATACCAAAGCCCGTAAAGTGATGATTATCGGGGCCGGAAACGTCGGCACCTCAGCGGCCTATGCCTTGCTGAATCAGAATATATGCGAGGAGCTGCTGCTGGTGGATATCAATCACGCCCGTAGCGAAGGCCACGCCTGGGATCTGGCCGACGCAGCCGCCTATATGCCTGGCATGATGAGCATCTCCACCCGCGAGGTGAGCGACTGCGCCGATGTGGATATTGCGGTGATCACCGTCTCAGGGGGCGCCCTGAAGCCCGGACAAACGCGGCTGGATGAGCTCACCGCCACGGCCAGCATCGTTAAAAACATCGTCCCGCAGATGATGGCTGGTGGATTCAACGGCATCTTTCTGATCGCCACCAACCCGTGCGACATCATCACCTGGCAGGTCTGGCAGCTTTCCGGCCTGCCGCGTAATCAGGTGATAGGTACCGGGGTCTGGCTGGATACCACCCGTCTGCGTCGCACCCTGGCGCAGGCGCTGGATATCGGTGCCCAGAGCATCGACGCCTTTATCCTTGGGGAGCACGGCGATACGCAGTTCCCGGTCTGGTCGCATTCGTCGGTGTACGGCTCCCCCATTGCCGAAGTGTATCAACGCCATACCGGCCAGACGCTGGATTTTGATGAACTGGCCGAACGCGTGCGCAAACAGGGCTTTGAGATTTACGCCCGCAAGGGCTGCACGGAATACGGCATCGCCGCCACCATCGCCGAAATCTGCCGTAATATTTTCACCGGCAGCCACCGGGCGCTGGCGATCTCCTGCGTACTGGACGGTGAGTATGGCGTGGAAGGCGTGGCGATTGGCGTACCTGCGGTGCTGGCCCAGAGCGGTGTCCAGCAGATCATCGAGCTGAAGCTGGCGGAAGAGGAACAACAAAAATTCCGCCATTCGGCGGAGGTCATTAAGGCCAATATTGCCCGCCTGCCCTGA
- a CDS encoding GNAT family N-acetyltransferase: protein MYSITSESPAHPDIITLIAALDQYQSTLYPAESNHLLDLTQLAEQSLIMMVIRDRQLNAVGCGAIVLNGDGSGEMKRVYIDPTHRGQRLGEKLLAALEDEAQSRGCHTLRLETGIKQLSAIRLYERSGYQQCGAFAPYEPDPLSLFMEKPLVADLRLAVL, encoded by the coding sequence ATGTATTCCATCACCTCTGAATCCCCCGCCCATCCGGATATCATCACCCTGATTGCAGCCCTGGACCAGTATCAGAGCACCCTGTATCCGGCTGAGAGCAACCATCTGCTGGATCTGACCCAGCTTGCTGAGCAGAGTCTGATTATGATGGTGATCCGCGATCGCCAGCTTAACGCCGTCGGCTGCGGGGCGATCGTGCTGAACGGCGACGGCAGCGGCGAGATGAAGCGGGTCTATATTGATCCGACCCATCGTGGGCAACGGCTGGGCGAGAAGCTGCTGGCAGCCCTGGAAGATGAAGCCCAGAGCCGCGGCTGCCACACCCTGCGACTGGAGACCGGGATCAAGCAGCTGTCGGCCATCCGGCTGTATGAGCGCAGCGGGTACCAGCAGTGCGGGGCGTTTGCGCCCTATGAACCCGACCCGCTGAGCCTGTTTATGGAGAAGCCGCTGGTGGCTGACCTTCGTTTAGCAGTGCTATAA